A stretch of DNA from Lawsonibacter asaccharolyticus:
GATCTCTCCGAGCTGCCCCCACTGCTTGGGCTGTGGCTGGACAGGAGTATCATTACTGGATTGCCGGCGAGGGTCGGGCAGGACTCCTGTGAGTCCCGCCGCAATGCGAAACAGCCCGCCACAGGCTGTTTTATGGACGGATGGGAACCGCTCTGCACCTTATTTGGCCGTCTTTGATGCGGGAGCTTCCCGCACAGATGGTCTTGGCGCATCCTCCAATGTCGCTTCAGCCTCCCTCTCGGGGGCCTCTCGCCAACGGACGTATCCAAGCTGCCGGATATTCTATTTTCAAAGATCAAGAGGAGAAGATTTGACCCCTCATTATGTACAGGCAATAAGTAAGGGAGTTCACAAACGATTTTTCTAAAATTTTTTCTTTTCTCCGTTTTGCACAAAATCTTTCAGCCGTTGTAAGGCATAACGCTCACGATAACTGACTGCTTGCTGCGTGAGAGAAAGCATTTTCGCTACATCCTCCTGACTCATGTCTTTCCAGTAGCGGAAATAAAGCAGCAGCTGGTATTCTCTTTCCAGACTGCATAAGGCTTGATGCAAGTGATATACTTCCTCCTGATGTTGCACCTGTTCGTCCAGCGTCGGGCCGTTAGAAAATTGCTGCCGTCCATCCTCCATGAGCTCCTCCAGGGAGATTTCCCGACTGGGTAAAGATGCAATGGTTTGTTTTTTTTGATCCCACACCGAACGCTCCGATTTGAGTCCCTTTTCCATATAGCGCATCTTGCGGTCACTTGCTCGCAGTACACGCAAAATATCCGGACGTTTTTCAATGCCTGGGTAGAGCTTCTCATAGTCTGGGTAGTACATGTTGTATCGCGGCATGTCCGTTCCTCCTTCGATTTTCGTTGGTTCGCGGGCAGTCAACGAAAATCGGGAGGACCCCGGCAGGAATTTCTTTTCCCGCCAAAATATAAAATTTTTCTACATTTTCAATGTTTTTTCTGGTCTGGAATGGAAACGCGAAAAAAATTACATCCATATTTCGACAATTCATCCAGCATCTCCCAGAATTTTCTGGAGGATGCTCGGATTTTGTCGAGGACAAATGAGGCGCAGACAACCAGCTGGTTGCCTGCGCCTTTTTAGCAGGTGGCGATATTGGATTTGGCGGCGGCTTAGCCGCCGCTGGAGCAAAAGGGACGATAAAGCATTGTTATTCTCCCGTCTTTTGTGTAGTTACCAGCTCACATATTTCTTACAAAGCCGCATGAGGATCACGGCGGCTTGTGCCCTCGTGGCGGTGGCGCTTGGTCTGAGGGGCCCGCTGTCAGTGCCGTTGATAATCCCGGCGCTCACAGCCCAGTTCAGGGCCTCCAGCGCAAAATTGGAGATCTGGTCAGTCCGCATATTCCCGAATGACCATGCCGCCCTGGATGGTGTCATAGTCCCTGTTCTTGGCGTAGCGGTACAGGACGGCTGGTCAAGAGGCCAGGACAGGCCCAGGCTGGGAATCTCCAAGGGCTGCTCTTTTTTATGCAGTAGTTAATGACGAAATAGATGTAATCAAGAAAAAGAAAGGAAAAGCACAATCCAGACGGAACCGGCGGTTGTGTCAAGAAATATTTGTGAGTTCACAAGAATTTGCTATAATGAGGACAGAAACCCCTATGCAGGGAGAAGGGCAGGAGCCTATGCACATCAGCTATCAGCCGCTATGGACACCCTGAAAGAGCGCGGCATGAGGAAAGCGGACTTGCGGCTGGCCGCCGTCTTACTACCAATGATTGCCAACATGGGAAAGGGCGAGCATATCAGCATGAAAACGCTGCTGCGTATCTGCGGGCGCTGCATTGTGATATTGCAGATGTAATTGCTTTGGAGGACGACAATTCTGTTGCCCCATGAGGGGCCGCCCCCTGTCGGGACACTTTGTCAACAGCTCCACTTTGTCCCATAGTTGAATGTATGACAGAGGATTTGCAGAATAACTTACTACATATATCGGTTTGCACACATACCATCAAATTTGAATAACTGCTGGATTGGGGATGAAGAAATGTCGCTATCAAATGATAGTTTTATATCCTGGTTATTCGCATGGATTTGGATTTCAGCATTGGCAATTCCCATTGGACGTGCGTGTTCCCTGTACTTCCCATATTTGGTGACTGGAAAATATTTTTCACCATAAAAATGAAAAAACTGCGGAGGTTTTTTATTTCAACATACTTAAACCGGGACAATTCAAATGCAACGAATCCCAAAGACCAAGATAAACTTCCGCTCTTAGGCTGTATTTACTATGCCGTTGCTATTCCTTTGGTCACTGTCGCTTATATTGCATTGATAGGGTTTCAAATCAGTGCCATTACACTTGCAGAACCGTTATGGTTGTTTGACCGTATATTCGGGATTGTTGCGCCAGCATACTGCCTCTTTGCTCCGGTTATGGCCTTGCTGTATCGACTTGATTACGCAATCGGGGAGGCGCATTCACGATATTTGAAATAGCAACAAGATAAATCAAATATTCATTCCCCAAACCTCTGGACACATTGGTCCAGCCGCTGGCGGCCCCAAGCAGGAGACTTTGGTTTCCTGCTTTTTATTTGCGCATTTTCCGCTTTGAGCCATGTGTTTTGAGCAGGGAGGATTTGTCCAGAATGTGGATAAGCTGCCGGAACTCTGTTTCCGTCAGCTTGCTGTAATTGATCCCCAGCCGCTTGCAGTACAACATCGCCTGCCGCTCCAAGTCGCTGCCCTTGAAGTTCATGGTTTCCTCAATGTCCCGCCGCAGTTCCTCGGCTACCGTGTTGACCGGCGCACTCTCGCTGTCCCCTTTATGGGCGGCACGGATGTCCTGAATGACCCGGCACAGATCCTCGCTGACAAGCTGGCTGAAATACTCGTCCTCGTCCAGATGGGCGGCGCGCAGGACGCGGAGGTGGGGATCGTCCTCTCCCGGCTGGTAGCGGTCTATGATTTCCTGCCGCACCACATCCACATAGGCGTTGAGGCTCTGCACCTGCTACTGGCTACCCTGTCCACATAAATCTCAATATCCGCCAGCAGTCGGACAAAATCTTTATGCGCCATCATCTCGCACAGCAGCCGGTTATTGACCCGCCCGCTTTTCAGGAGGGCCACCGCTTCATCGGTCAGGTGCAGCTCCGCCAGCGGCGTGTCCAGATAGTTTCGGTTGTCGGTCAGGCCCAGCAGGTAGTCCACGGACACCTGATAGAAGTCGGCCAGCTTCAACAGGCTGCCGTGGTTGATCTCCTTGTTCTCGTTCTTTTCATCGGTAATCTCATAGCTGCCGAGGGCAGATTTTGAAAGGCCTACCTGTTCCGCCAGTTCTTCCAGCTTCAAGCCTTTCTCCACCCTTAAATCCTTCAACCGTTCCTGTACGGAAATGCGGGTTTTCATATCAGCCACCCCTTCCTGCGCCTGTGCACCGCCGTTTTCTTCCATTATAGCATACCATTCCGCAATCGTGGAATTTTTCGTTTTTGGAGCCGATTTCCTACTTTATGGACATACGGGCGGGGAAACAAAAATGTTCTATGATATGGGTAGTTCATCGATGGATCAAAATCCAATCGAATGACCGGCCTGTATGGGATATGCCCCCCGGCGATGTAGCGCGGCGACCTGCGGTGAGGAAATGGAGGAACCTTGACTGCAGCGAGCGTACCAATGGGGGCGAAACGCCGCTGAAAAAGCCAGGGGCAGGAACGACATTAAGGAGAACCGGCGAATATGGACACCGAATTGATACCGAAACACAACAATCCGATAGGGCATAGTCTGCCCTATCCGTACTACTACGGGAGATTTCAGGGCGGCTCTACGGCTGTTTTCCCCTTGAAAATCGCCCCGAAACACAACACAAAAATCTGCTGTCCGTCCACTCCGGCTGTTACGGCTGACTGGGCGGATTTTTTGATGATAGGAGCCAATATGCCGAGAATGTCAAAAAAGAGGAAGCTGGAGCTGTCCTTCTTCCTCAACGAGCGCGGGCGGGTGGCGCACAACATCCTTTGCCGGAAATGCCGCCACGCCTGCAAACAGAGCTTCCGGGCCATTGTGATCCTCTGCCCCTACCATTCCAAGCGGGCCAAGGGAAAGGAGGACACCTGAATGAATACGGAATTTATGACCGCCGACACCAACCTGCCGCCCTGTCTGCCCCTGCCGGGGGCCATGCTGGGGCTGCCGGTGAGCAGTACCGCCAAGGTCATGTATGCCAAGCTGCTGGGCGCTGTTCTCACAGCGGGCGTGGAGGACGCCAACGGGATGTTATTTGTCCGTTTCCCCTTGCAGAGCTGGCCGTGGGCTGGGGCGCAGTACAGACCTGCAAGCGGGCCTTGCGGGAGCT
This window harbors:
- a CDS encoding sigma-70 family RNA polymerase sigma factor; protein product: MPRYNMYYPDYEKLYPGIEKRPDILRVLRASDRKMRYMEKGLKSERSVWDQKKQTIASLPSREISLEELMEDGRQQFSNGPTLDEQVQHQEEVYHLHQALCSLEREYQLLLYFRYWKDMSQEDVAKMLSLTQQAVSYRERYALQRLKDFVQNGEKKKF
- a CDS encoding DNA ligase, whose product is MQSLNAYVDVVRQEIIDRYQPGEDDPHLRVLRAAHLDEDEYFSQLVSEDLCRVIQDIRAAHKGDSESAPVNTVAEELRRDIEETMNFKGSDLERQAMLYCKRLGINYSKLTETEFRQLIHILDKSSLLKTHGSKRKMRK